The sequence below is a genomic window from Flagellimonas marinaquae.
GTGAACGTTTCGGAAGATGGAGGCAAAAATTTTAAACAGTTAATGCCCGCCTATGGCGCAAACAATGGAATACACCCCGATCACCATGCCTGGTGGATCCACCCAGAAAATGGCCAATTCATGTTGGATGGCAACGATGGCGGATTGAATATCACAAAAAATGGAGGCGAATCTTGGCGATTTATTGGTAATTTACCTGTTGCACAATTCTATCATATTAGTACGGACAACGAATACCCCTACAATGTATACGGGGGAATGCAGGACAACGGTTCTTGGAGAGGACCTGCCTATGTTTGGAAATCCCAGGGCATAAGAAACAGCTACTGGCAAGAAATTGCTTTTGGCGATGGATTTGATGTAGTTCCGGACAAGGACAACAGCCAGTTCGGTTATGCCATGAGCCAACAAGGCAATGTAAGGCGTTATGACTGGAAAACGGGCAACAGCTACATTGTTCGCCCGACCTCACCGGATGCCGATACCATGCTCCGATTTAATTGGAACGCAGCTATTGGTCAAGACCCTTTTGATAACGGTACCGTTTACTTTGGAAGTCAGTTTGTTCACAAATCCTCGGATAAGGGGTTGACCTGGGAAGTAATTTCGCCCGATCTGACCACTAATGACAAAGAAAAACAAAAACAAAGTGAAAGTGGTGGTCTGACCATGGATGCTACCGGTGCGGAAAATCATTGTACCATTCTTGTGATAGAACCATCTCCAGTGGAACGTAACATGTTATGGGTGGGTACGGACGATGGACGTGTACATTACACACTAAACGGAGGCGAAACTTGGACCGAGGTAACCAAAAATATCAAGGGGCTGCCCACAGGAAGTTGGATTCCGCAGATAAAGGCATCGCACAACAATAAAGGAGAGGCATTATTAGTGGCCAACGATTATAGAAGATTCAACTATACACCTTATGCATATAGAACCACGGATTATGGTAAAACGTGGACGCGCATAGTCGACGAAAAAGATGTGGAAAGCTATGCTTTGTCCATAATCGAAGACCCAAAAAATCCAAACCTGATGTTTCTTGGAACAGATGATGGGCTTTACATCTCATTGAATGCCGGAAACAGCTGGAAAAAATGGAACAAAGGTTTCCCAACCGTTTCCACCAAAGATTTGGCCATACACCCAAGAGAACAAGATTTGGTCATCGGAACCTTTGGTAGGGCCGCATGGGTCTTGGACGATATTCGGCCTTTAAGAGAAATTGCAGGAAATACCACAATTCTTCAAAAAGAAATAGAACTGTTCGAAAGCCCCGATGCCTATTTGGCCGCTTACCAACAGCCAACAGGGAGCCGTTTTGGAGCCGATGCCCTCTATAATGCAGAAAACCGAAGGTCGGGCGCCATGATCACCTATTATTTGAAAGAGGGAAGTAAAATGGCCAAACAGAAGGATAAAAAAGACGAAGACACCGATGAGGAAGATAAAAAAGAGGAGAGCAAAGGTCAAAAGACCAAAGACTCCATTTTCTTCGAATTTTATGACGGAGACCGACTTATCCGTACCCTTAAATACAAAACACCGGAAAAAGCTGGTTTCCACAGGGTTTACTGGAATTTGGACGAAAAGGGACCGGACAGACCCTCTAGAACCATCAGAAAAAATACCCGAGAGCGTGGAGGGGTCGATGTAAAGCCCGGCACATACAAAGTAAAAGTTATCTATGGCGATGCCACCGATTCGACCTCGATAACCGTTAAGACCGATCCTAGATTGGACGTTAATATGGCTTCCGTAAACGAAGTTTATGAAACAGGAAAAAAACTTGAAGGTTTTTCCCAAACCGCAGCGGACGCAGTAAAACAGTTGGTAGAAAGCAAAGATTTGGCCAATTCGTTCAAAAAAGAGCTAAAGGAATTGGACAAGGATAAGTTCAAAGAACAGATCAAAGCTTCCGAAGAAATAGTTAAGCAAATAGATTCCATCGTCGCCCTGTATTTAGGAAAGGACGACAAACGCCAAGGTATTGTTCGGAATCCCGAGCCAACCGTAATGTCAAGAATTGGAAATGCCTCCTATTATGTGGGCACAAGAAAAACCGGAATTACTTCGACCGAAAAAAGGTTGATAGAGTTCGCAGAACAAGAACTAAAAACGGCATTGGACAAGACCAATACATTCTTTAATGACCCATGGAAATCTTATAGATCATCCATTGAATCATTGGACCTTTCCCCTTTTAAAGAAACCAAAAACTTTAACCTTAATTAAAAATTGATGTTTTCAAAATACCGTTGTCAAGCTTAGACAAAATCTGGGTTCGCTATTGAACTCATTTAAAAAGCATTCGACAATGGTATTTTGAATATAGTAACTAAACAAAGAATAAATGATCAGAAAATTAGCAGCCCTATTTTTTATACTTATATCGGGATATGTAAACGCGCAACAACCTGGCGAGGACGAAACCGGTTCTTGGTTCATGTACTTTGGCACCAATAAAATCTCTGAACGCTTTAGCATCCATTCCGAAGCACAGTTCAGGTTTTATGAAACCACCAGTAACTTTAATCAAATGTTGCTTAGAACAGGACTTAATTATCACATTGACCCCAATGCCATTGCAACCGCAGGTTATGCTTTTATAGATACGGACAACTCCTTTTTCGAATTTGAAGGGGAGATCAACTCCAAGGAACATCGAATCTTTGAGCAATTTATTCTTAAAAACAAAGTTTGGGAGTTCTTGTTCGAACACCGGTACCGATTAGAGCAGCGCTTTTTGGATTTTGGCGACTATACCGAAACCCAACATCGCGCGCGATATCGCATTCAGATGACATTGCCACTGACCAATACCTTCTTTCTGAATTTTTATGATGAACTATTTATCAATCTGCAGGACGATCTCTTTGGGCAAAATCGATTATATGGAGCGCTAGGGGTAAATGTTACGGAAAACAGTAGCATCCAAA
It includes:
- a CDS encoding VPS10 domain-containing protein, with product MKKFIAFFAFLLTVGLTAQEFNMDLVQDMKPRNIGPAGMSGRVTAIDVVHDDPEVMYVGTASGGLWKSTSGGIKWEPIFDDQVTASIGAVAIQQSNPSVIWVGTGEGNPRNSLNGGYGIYKSLDGGKSWKSMGLEKTRHIHRVIIDPTDPNVVYVGAIGSPWGEHPERGVFKTTDGGKTWNKILFVNNKTGVADMVMDPTNPNKIIAAMWEHKREPWFFNSGGEGSGLHITHDGGETWKKITSEDGLPKGNLGRIGVAIARNKPNIVYALVEAKKNALYKSTDGGFTWAKINDKSDIGNRPFYYSEIYVDPQNENRVYSVFTYVNVSEDGGKNFKQLMPAYGANNGIHPDHHAWWIHPENGQFMLDGNDGGLNITKNGGESWRFIGNLPVAQFYHISTDNEYPYNVYGGMQDNGSWRGPAYVWKSQGIRNSYWQEIAFGDGFDVVPDKDNSQFGYAMSQQGNVRRYDWKTGNSYIVRPTSPDADTMLRFNWNAAIGQDPFDNGTVYFGSQFVHKSSDKGLTWEVISPDLTTNDKEKQKQSESGGLTMDATGAENHCTILVIEPSPVERNMLWVGTDDGRVHYTLNGGETWTEVTKNIKGLPTGSWIPQIKASHNNKGEALLVANDYRRFNYTPYAYRTTDYGKTWTRIVDEKDVESYALSIIEDPKNPNLMFLGTDDGLYISLNAGNSWKKWNKGFPTVSTKDLAIHPREQDLVIGTFGRAAWVLDDIRPLREIAGNTTILQKEIELFESPDAYLAAYQQPTGSRFGADALYNAENRRSGAMITYYLKEGSKMAKQKDKKDEDTDEEDKKEESKGQKTKDSIFFEFYDGDRLIRTLKYKTPEKAGFHRVYWNLDEKGPDRPSRTIRKNTRERGGVDVKPGTYKVKVIYGDATDSTSITVKTDPRLDVNMASVNEVYETGKKLEGFSQTAADAVKQLVESKDLANSFKKELKELDKDKFKEQIKASEEIVKQIDSIVALYLGKDDKRQGIVRNPEPTVMSRIGNASYYVGTRKTGITSTEKRLIEFAEQELKTALDKTNTFFNDPWKSYRSSIESLDLSPFKETKNFNLN
- a CDS encoding DUF2490 domain-containing protein, with the translated sequence MIRKLAALFFILISGYVNAQQPGEDETGSWFMYFGTNKISERFSIHSEAQFRFYETTSNFNQMLLRTGLNYHIDPNAIATAGYAFIDTDNSFFEFEGEINSKEHRIFEQFILKNKVWEFLFEHRYRLEQRFLDFGDYTETQHRARYRIQMTLPLTNTFFLNFYDELFINLQDDLFGQNRLYGALGVNVTENSSIQIGYLRNQFQNAVYDRLQFAVFYNPDLRGLFKKKKP